A single Vigna radiata var. radiata cultivar VC1973A chromosome 8, Vradiata_ver6, whole genome shotgun sequence DNA region contains:
- the LOC106769646 gene encoding cleavage stimulating factor 64 isoform X1, with amino-acid sequence MPMAGKQGGGEDLSVNLAGMSKNQLYDIVSQMKSLIEQNQQQARQILIQNPTLTKALFQAQIMLGMVQAPQMVPKVQPMVLQNNQQSVQAIQQPNTQPAPLLAGHGGAQDQAGVSQTQIPLRKHHNQSSVPVSSAVPAMSHQSQPISAHSLPMPQQPKGHLAPQVALASLPQSSQLPNIPPPSLHSLSQPLHPTQMPTASSQLQQPLQSPGFPHIPMQQPLPPQIRPPPAVPTFHPQYPPQMGANLGFQHAGASHNLSQSMFHPGSKPTASVGSAFPQGQTQLPSQKSSQPPYQVGNMPLGPDFGNQAGNAMQVDRGSSLIPGPSDNLAHLSGPPGPPYVVSGPMGAANQALRPPALTPEMEKALLQQVMSLTPEQINLLPPEQRNQVLQLQQMLRH; translated from the exons ATGC CAATGGCTGGAAAACAGGGTGGCGGCGAGGACTTGTCGGTTAACCTAGCTGGAATGTCGAAGAACCAGCTCTACGATATCGTGTCTCAGATGAAG AGTCTGATAGAACAGAACCAGCAACAGGCCAGGCAGATCCTAATCCAAAACCCTACGTTAACCAAAGCGCTTTTCCAG GCCCAAATTATGCTTGGAATGGTGCAAGCTCCTCAAATG GTTCCAAAAGTCCAGCCAATGGTTTTGCAGAACAATCAGCAGTCAGTACAAGCAATACAACAACCAAATACTCAGCCTGCTCCATTATTGGCTGGGCATGGTGGGGCACAGGATCAAGCAGGTGTATCTCAAACACAGATTCCTCTGAGGAAACACCATAACCAATCTTCAGTGCCGGTTTCATCTGCTGTTCCTGCAATGAGTCATCAATCTCAGCCCATTTCTGCACATTCTTTGCCAATGCCACAACAGCCGAAAGGACATCTTGCTCCCCAAGTGGCTCTTGCATCTCTTCCACAATCATCACAACTTCCAAACATACCTCCTCCTTCACTTCATTCATTGTCACAACCTCTTCATCCTACTCAAATGCCAACTGCTTCCAGTCAGTTACAGCAACCATTGCAGTCACCTGGATTTCCCCATATACCTATGCAACAACCACTGCCACCGCAGATTAGACCACCACCTGCAGTGCCAACCTTCCATCCCCAATATCCCCCACAAATGGGTGCAAACTTAGGTTTTCAACATGCTGGTGCATCTCACAACCTTTCACAGTCTATGTTTCAT CCAGGTTCAAAACCCACTGCTAGTGTTGGATCTGCATTCCCACAGGGTCAGACACAACTTCCAAGTCAAAAATCATCTCAGCCACCTTATCAG gtTGGGAATATGCCTTTAGGGCCTGATTTTGGCAATCAAGCTGGAAATGCTATGCAAGTAGACAGAGGGTCTTCTTTGATACCTGGTCCCTCAGATAACCTAGCACATCTTTCTGGTCCTCCTGGACCTCCATATGTAGTTTCTGGTCCGATGGGTGCTGCTAATCAAGCTCTTCGACCTCCTGCG TTGACACCAGAGATGGAGAAAGCTCTGCTTCAACAGGTCATGAGCCTCACACCAGAGCAGATAAATCTCCTGCCTCCAGAGCAAAGAAACCAAGTGCTGCAGCTACAGCAGATGCTGCGTCATTGA
- the LOC106769646 gene encoding cleavage stimulating factor 64 isoform X2: MAGKQGGGEDLSVNLAGMSKNQLYDIVSQMKSLIEQNQQQARQILIQNPTLTKALFQAQIMLGMVQAPQMVPKVQPMVLQNNQQSVQAIQQPNTQPAPLLAGHGGAQDQAGVSQTQIPLRKHHNQSSVPVSSAVPAMSHQSQPISAHSLPMPQQPKGHLAPQVALASLPQSSQLPNIPPPSLHSLSQPLHPTQMPTASSQLQQPLQSPGFPHIPMQQPLPPQIRPPPAVPTFHPQYPPQMGANLGFQHAGASHNLSQSMFHPGSKPTASVGSAFPQGQTQLPSQKSSQPPYQVGNMPLGPDFGNQAGNAMQVDRGSSLIPGPSDNLAHLSGPPGPPYVVSGPMGAANQALRPPALTPEMEKALLQQVMSLTPEQINLLPPEQRNQVLQLQQMLRH; encoded by the exons ATGGCTGGAAAACAGGGTGGCGGCGAGGACTTGTCGGTTAACCTAGCTGGAATGTCGAAGAACCAGCTCTACGATATCGTGTCTCAGATGAAG AGTCTGATAGAACAGAACCAGCAACAGGCCAGGCAGATCCTAATCCAAAACCCTACGTTAACCAAAGCGCTTTTCCAG GCCCAAATTATGCTTGGAATGGTGCAAGCTCCTCAAATG GTTCCAAAAGTCCAGCCAATGGTTTTGCAGAACAATCAGCAGTCAGTACAAGCAATACAACAACCAAATACTCAGCCTGCTCCATTATTGGCTGGGCATGGTGGGGCACAGGATCAAGCAGGTGTATCTCAAACACAGATTCCTCTGAGGAAACACCATAACCAATCTTCAGTGCCGGTTTCATCTGCTGTTCCTGCAATGAGTCATCAATCTCAGCCCATTTCTGCACATTCTTTGCCAATGCCACAACAGCCGAAAGGACATCTTGCTCCCCAAGTGGCTCTTGCATCTCTTCCACAATCATCACAACTTCCAAACATACCTCCTCCTTCACTTCATTCATTGTCACAACCTCTTCATCCTACTCAAATGCCAACTGCTTCCAGTCAGTTACAGCAACCATTGCAGTCACCTGGATTTCCCCATATACCTATGCAACAACCACTGCCACCGCAGATTAGACCACCACCTGCAGTGCCAACCTTCCATCCCCAATATCCCCCACAAATGGGTGCAAACTTAGGTTTTCAACATGCTGGTGCATCTCACAACCTTTCACAGTCTATGTTTCAT CCAGGTTCAAAACCCACTGCTAGTGTTGGATCTGCATTCCCACAGGGTCAGACACAACTTCCAAGTCAAAAATCATCTCAGCCACCTTATCAG gtTGGGAATATGCCTTTAGGGCCTGATTTTGGCAATCAAGCTGGAAATGCTATGCAAGTAGACAGAGGGTCTTCTTTGATACCTGGTCCCTCAGATAACCTAGCACATCTTTCTGGTCCTCCTGGACCTCCATATGTAGTTTCTGGTCCGATGGGTGCTGCTAATCAAGCTCTTCGACCTCCTGCG TTGACACCAGAGATGGAGAAAGCTCTGCTTCAACAGGTCATGAGCCTCACACCAGAGCAGATAAATCTCCTGCCTCCAGAGCAAAGAAACCAAGTGCTGCAGCTACAGCAGATGCTGCGTCATTGA
- the LOC106770951 gene encoding tetratricopeptide repeat protein 4 homolog, with protein sequence MALWMEKGSEPLTESEKADLEAIAALKESAAFEFKEKGNQYVKMGKKHYSDAIDCYTRAIDQKALGDSETSIIFSNRAHVNLLLGNLRRALVDSQEALKLCPSNIKAIYRAAKASLSLNMLAEAREYCLKGLQLDPNNEDLKKLDRQIDLKISEKEKHEAQVSKAVAEAKDLVSAIEYRGLKIGKAMYRELTGLKKPVLDKSNILHWPVVLLYAEVMSSDFIEDFCETDMFSVHLDMMFAEDQPLSWDVENNYKRELIELYYEAGSGHCLSKEKLLCCLLEGTAAAHSDSVGDEEKDAVEDYKQQTGSPKWIKVNERRTLHDVLKEPNFIILGIPVFYVISKRSSFYNKFKAGKWAPPNV encoded by the exons ATGGCGCTGTGGATGGAAAAGGGTTCGGAGCCCTTAACGGAAAGCGAGAAGGCTGACCTTGAAGCCATTGCTGCACTCAAAGAGTCTGCTGCCTTTGAATTCAag GAAAAGGGTAACCAATATGTGAAGATGGGTAAGAAGCATTATTCTGATGCCATTGATTGCTACACAAGGGCAATTGATCAGAAGGCATTGGGTGACTCTGAGACctctattattttttcaaatagagCCCACGTGAATTTGCTGCTAGGAAATCTTAGACGTGCTCTCGTAGATTCTCAAGAGGCCCTCAAGTTGTGCCCTTCAAATATAAAG GCAATTTATAGAGCTGCCAAAGCTTCCCTTTCACTAAATATGTTGGCTGAAGCAAGAGAGTATTGTCTGAAGGGTCTTCAGTTGGACCCCAATAATGAGGATTTGAAGAAGCTTGACAGACAGATTGATCTGAAGATATCAGAGAAGGAAAAACATGAGGCTCAAGTCTCGAAGGCTGTTGCAGAGGCAAAA GACCTTGTGTCTGCTATAGAATATAGAGGCTTGAAGATCGGAAAGGCAATGTATCGAGAACTTACTGGATTAAAGAAACCTGTGCTGGATAAAAGTAATATCCTTCATTGGCCTGTTGTTCTTCTGTATGCAGAGGTTATGTCTAGTGACTTCATTGAGGATTTCTGCGAGACTGACATGTTTTCGGTTCACCTTGATATG ATGTTTGCAGAAGATCAGCCTTTGTCATGGGATGTTGAAAACAACTACAAAcgtgaattaattgaattatacTATGAG GCTGGTTCTGGACATTGTCTATcgaaggaaaaacttctttgtTGTCTATTAGAAGGAACTGCAGCTGCTCACAGTGATAGTGTTGGTGATGAAGAGAAAGATGCTGTTGAGGATTATAAGCAACAAACGG GTTCCCCAAAATGGATCAAAGTGAATGAAAGGAGGACACTCCATGATGTTCTCAAAGAGCCTAATTTCATCATTCTTGGGATCCCAG TCTTCTATGTTATATCGAAGAGATCCAGCTTTTACAACAAGTTCAAAGCTGGAAAGTGGGCTCCTCCAAATGTATGA
- the LOC106771196 gene encoding alcohol dehydrogenase class-3 isoform X1 — MATQGQVITCKGLILSSLQLFTLSAVAWEPNKPLSIEDVQVAPPQNGEVRIKILYTALCHTDAYTWSGKDPEGLFPCILGHEAAGIVESVGEGVTEVEAGDHVIPCYQAECGECKFCKSGKTNLCGKVRAATGVGVMLSDRKSRFSINGKPLYHFMGTSTFSQYTVVHDVSVAKIHPKAPLEKVCLLGCGVPTGLGAVWNTAKVEKGSIVAIFGLGTVGLAVAEGAKAVGASRIIGIDIDSNKFERAKNFGVTEFLNPKEHEKPIQQVIVDLTDGGVDYSFECIGNVTVMRAALECCHKGWGTSVIVGVAASGQEICTRPFQLVTGRVWKGTAFGGFKSRSQVPWLVEKYMKKEIKVDEYVTHSLTLAEINKAFDLMHEGGCLRCVLAMHE; from the exons atgGCTACTCAAGGACAAGTCATTACCTGCAAAGGTCTCATTCTTTCATCTCTCCAATTGTTCACTCTCT CTGCGGTGGCCTGGGAGCCAAACAAGCCATTGAGCATTGAGGACGTTCAGGTGGCTCCGCCGCAGAATGGAGAGGTTCGAATCAAAATTCTCTACACTGCTCTCTGTCACACCGATGCTTACACGTGGAGCGGCAAG GATCCAGAAGGTCTTTTTCCATGTATACTTGGTCATGAGGCTGCAGG GATTGTGGAAAGTGTTGGAGAAGGTGTTACTGAAGTTGAGGCTGGTGATCATGTGATACCTTGTTACCAGGCTGAGTGTGGAGAGTGCAAGTTTTGTAAATCTGGGAAAACGAATCTGTGTGGTAAAGTTCGAGCTGCAACTGGAGTAGGGGTGATGTTGAGTGATAGAAAGAGTCGCTTCTCTATTAACGGAAAACCACTCTATCATTTTATGGGAACCTCCACATTTAGTCAATACACTGTTGTTCATGATGTTAGTGTCGCCAAGATTCATCCCAAAGCTCCTTTGGAGAAAGTTTGTCTTCTTGGATGTGGTGTTCCAACTg GCCTTGGAGCTGTCTGGAACACTGCAAAGGTGGAAAAGGGGTCAATTGTTGCTATTTTTGGCCTCGGAACTGTTGGGCTTGCT GTAGCAGAGGGTGCAAAAGCTGTTGGTGCATCAAGGATTATTGGCATAGATATTGATAGCAATAAGTTTGAAAGAG CAAAGAACTTTGGAGTCACCGAATTTCTTAATCCAAAAGAACATGAGAAACCAATTCAGCAGGTCATAGTTGATCTCACAGATGGTGGAGTTGATTACAGTTTTGAGTGTATTGGAAATGTCACTGTGATGAGAGCTGCTTTGGAATGCTGCCATAAG GGTTGGGGGACATCAGTTATTGTGGGGGTTGCAGCATCAGGTCAGGAAATATGTACTCGACCTTTCCAGCTGGTGACTGGGCGTGTATGGAAGGGAACAGCATTTGGTGGCTTCAAGAGCCGATCACAAGTGCCTTGGCTTGTAGAAAAGTACATGAAGAAG GAAATCAAGGTTGATGAGTACGTCACCCACAGTTTGACTCTTGCGGAGATCAATAAGGCATTTGACCTCATGCATGAAGGAGGATGTCTCCGTTGTGTGCTTGCAATGCATGAGTGA
- the LOC106771196 gene encoding alcohol dehydrogenase class-3 isoform X2: MATQGQVITCKAAVAWEPNKPLSIEDVQVAPPQNGEVRIKILYTALCHTDAYTWSGKDPEGLFPCILGHEAAGIVESVGEGVTEVEAGDHVIPCYQAECGECKFCKSGKTNLCGKVRAATGVGVMLSDRKSRFSINGKPLYHFMGTSTFSQYTVVHDVSVAKIHPKAPLEKVCLLGCGVPTGLGAVWNTAKVEKGSIVAIFGLGTVGLAVAEGAKAVGASRIIGIDIDSNKFERAKNFGVTEFLNPKEHEKPIQQVIVDLTDGGVDYSFECIGNVTVMRAALECCHKGWGTSVIVGVAASGQEICTRPFQLVTGRVWKGTAFGGFKSRSQVPWLVEKYMKKEIKVDEYVTHSLTLAEINKAFDLMHEGGCLRCVLAMHE, encoded by the exons atgGCTACTCAAGGACAAGTCATTACCTGCAAAG CTGCGGTGGCCTGGGAGCCAAACAAGCCATTGAGCATTGAGGACGTTCAGGTGGCTCCGCCGCAGAATGGAGAGGTTCGAATCAAAATTCTCTACACTGCTCTCTGTCACACCGATGCTTACACGTGGAGCGGCAAG GATCCAGAAGGTCTTTTTCCATGTATACTTGGTCATGAGGCTGCAGG GATTGTGGAAAGTGTTGGAGAAGGTGTTACTGAAGTTGAGGCTGGTGATCATGTGATACCTTGTTACCAGGCTGAGTGTGGAGAGTGCAAGTTTTGTAAATCTGGGAAAACGAATCTGTGTGGTAAAGTTCGAGCTGCAACTGGAGTAGGGGTGATGTTGAGTGATAGAAAGAGTCGCTTCTCTATTAACGGAAAACCACTCTATCATTTTATGGGAACCTCCACATTTAGTCAATACACTGTTGTTCATGATGTTAGTGTCGCCAAGATTCATCCCAAAGCTCCTTTGGAGAAAGTTTGTCTTCTTGGATGTGGTGTTCCAACTg GCCTTGGAGCTGTCTGGAACACTGCAAAGGTGGAAAAGGGGTCAATTGTTGCTATTTTTGGCCTCGGAACTGTTGGGCTTGCT GTAGCAGAGGGTGCAAAAGCTGTTGGTGCATCAAGGATTATTGGCATAGATATTGATAGCAATAAGTTTGAAAGAG CAAAGAACTTTGGAGTCACCGAATTTCTTAATCCAAAAGAACATGAGAAACCAATTCAGCAGGTCATAGTTGATCTCACAGATGGTGGAGTTGATTACAGTTTTGAGTGTATTGGAAATGTCACTGTGATGAGAGCTGCTTTGGAATGCTGCCATAAG GGTTGGGGGACATCAGTTATTGTGGGGGTTGCAGCATCAGGTCAGGAAATATGTACTCGACCTTTCCAGCTGGTGACTGGGCGTGTATGGAAGGGAACAGCATTTGGTGGCTTCAAGAGCCGATCACAAGTGCCTTGGCTTGTAGAAAAGTACATGAAGAAG GAAATCAAGGTTGATGAGTACGTCACCCACAGTTTGACTCTTGCGGAGATCAATAAGGCATTTGACCTCATGCATGAAGGAGGATGTCTCCGTTGTGTGCTTGCAATGCATGAGTGA